In Sphingomonas profundi, the sequence GACGAGCGCGCCTCTCAGTTTCCCAGATGCTGGCCCGCGTAGGCGAGATTGTAGGCGGTGCGGCCGGCGACGCGCAGCTCCAGCGGATCGATCGCCGCCATCGCCTCCGGCTTCACGCCGGACCAGTCGCGGGCGAACGGCACGTCCAGGTTCTCCACCCCGACGCACCACTTCTGGAACGCGACGATCGGCGCCAGCGCCTCGCGTCGCTGCTGTTGGGCGATGAGGCTGCGGTAGGCCGGATAATGTTCGATCAGCACCGCCTCGGCCGCCTCGAGCAGCGCGATCTCGTCATCGGCCAGGCTCTCGCCGTCCTTCAGCGCCGCCTGCTGGGCGGACAGCTCCTTCAGCCGCGCCGCGTCGTCCGGTGCCGTCTCGCCGATCAGCGCGTCGATGCCGGCGCCGAACGCCGCACGAAGCTGGAAGCCGTAGACGATGCCGGCGCGATGCTCGCCGGAGAGCTCGCCCTCCAGGATCTCGCGCTCGGTGACGGACGGCGCGCGCAGCAGGTAGACCGGCTTCGGCTCCTCCTGCTCGCGCCAGGGCGGGGTCCAGCGGATCGGCTGGCTCGTCGACATCGCGATCATGCGGGTGCCCTCAGTCGAACATCAGGATGCTGTCGCCGTCGCGCCCGTAGGCGTCGACGGAGAGGCTGCGCGCTTGGGCGGTGATCTGCTCGGACTGCAGCTTGCCGCGATCGCCATCCTCGGCCACGGTCTTCTGCACCCGCGGCAGGGTCAGCGCCCAGCGGTTGCCGGCGCTGATGCCGCACGAGAGCGAGGCGTTCATCAGCGTGCCGCCCTGGATGTCCGCGATCGAGTTGCGGTACGCGATCAGCGTCGCCAGCGGGTCCATCTTCAGCAGCGGGATCCGGTCGGTGATGACGCTCGCGCCGAAGCCGTTGTTCGTGTTCGGATCGTCCGGCGTCTCGAGCGTGCCGCCATTCTCCAGCGACCACTGGCTGATCGGCATCGGCAGGCGGTTGAGCAGCACGACGGCATCGAGGGCGGTCGACTGGGCGAGGATCGGCGCCGAGTGGCTCGGCAGCACGAGGCCGGAGGGCATGGGCGAGTCAACATCGCCCACATAGATGCCGGTGTACGAGAAGTCGGCGAAGCCCGCGCGCGCCGTGTTGCCGCTATAATCCACGGTGCCGCGGCAAGCGACGAACTTGCGCAGCTTGCCGTCGCGAGGCACGTAGATCGTGGCGGAGGGATGATCGGTCAGCCGCGCCGTCAAATCCAGCGGACTGGTGCCGGCATAGGTCCAGTTGTCGTTGATCGCGACGCTGGTGGAGGCATCCAGCGGCGTCAGGAACGTCTTGGTCAGCAGCGCGACGCGGCCGGCGCTGTACGAGCTCACCAGGGCGGTGCTGCCCGCTCCCGCGCCGGCCGTGATGATCAGCCGCATGCCGCGATAGGCCTCGGCGGTTGCCGCATGGGCCGCGTTCAGCGTCGCCGAGGTGGCGGAGCCCGCGCTGCAGAGCGACGTCGCCTTTGCGGCGGTGAACTGGCCGCGCTTGCCGCAGGCCTGCAGCGCCTGGTGCAGCGGCGGCTTCACGGTGGGGCTGTAGGTCACGCCGGCACCGGCGCCCTTGATCTGCGAGCGGAAGCGGATCGTCGCCGGCTGGCCGATCACCAGCGGCGCGCCGCCGACGAGCGAGCCGGTCGCCTCGCTCGATGCCTCGGCGGTGAACGGCGCGCTCGTCTGCACCGAGTTCGCCTCGACGTTCACCGCATCGGTGACGCCGGGCAGCGCGTCGACACCCTCGGTGGCCTCGAGCTTGAGCAGCACCGCGACGTTCGCGGTGCGGATAATCGGGTCGGACATGTCGATCTCCTCAGATCAGGCGAAGCGCGACGGGTCGCCGCGAGGGGTCGCGAACTGGATCGCGAAATCGGTGGCGAAGGCGATGCGGCCGGTGGAGGCGAGCTCGGCGACGTCGACGCGGGTGTCGCCCTCATCGATCCGGCTGACGCCGCCGGCGAGCTCGTCCAGCGGCGGCTCCGTCACCAGCGCCGCGACGACGCCAACGTAGAGCTCGCCGATCGCTTCGCGCGCGCCGTCGCCCTCGGCGAAGCCGTCGACCGTCACCTGCAGCTCGTAGGTGGTGCTGCCGGCCTCACCGTCGACGATGCGCTGGCCGTGATCGTGCACGCCGAGCGCGGGGAACGCGTCGGGATCGCCCGACGGCATCAATTCGACGCGATCGGCGCTCATGCCGGCCACTTCGGCCAGGCGCGCGACGATCGCGGCGAGGATCTGCGAGCGGGCGGCGGTCACCGCTTCATCACGACGACGTAGCGGCCGATGTCGTCACGGTCGGTCACGTCGTCCACCTTCCAGGTGACGCCCGCCCGGACGATCACGTTGCCCTTGCGCGGTCGTTCCGGCAGGTCGGCCTGGTCGAGCTCGAAGCTCACCTGCCGCAGCGTGCTGCCGCCGCCGACGAACGGCTGCGCCGCCTCGTCGGCGTAGATCGCCCGGATCGGCGCGGCGTCGAGGCCGGCGCCGGTATAGACGACGGCCTCGCGGAACACCGCGTCGATCGCGGCCAGGCCGGCGGCGAACGGGTCGGCCATCAGGCCTCGTCCACCTCGACCGCGCGCAGATCTTCGACGAGCACGGTGGCTTCCTCGATCGAGATATCGGCCTCGGGCGCGTCGCCGACGGCGAGGATCGCGCCGGCGTCGACATAGAGGCCGTTCTTGTCGAGCGCCGGGCCGTGCAGTTGGACGTTCGGCATAATGCCCTCCTCGGATGCGGCCGGCGACAGCAGCTGCGCCGCGATCGCCGGCCGTTGTTGGTGGATCAGGCGGCGACGCCGTTCAGGCGGACAGCGCAGGTGGCGTCGCCCGCGGCCGCGTCGCCCAGGGCGGCGCCGATGAACAGGTTGGTCGACGCCGTCTTGGTGACGAGCTTCGCCGCATTGTCCCAGTAGAGCTTGGTGCCGGCGGTGAAGTCGGTGCCGGCGGCGGTGCTCTTCGGCAGCGTCCAGACGCCGACGACGTCGCCCTCGACCGGGGCGCCCTGGGCGGCATCGCACTGGGCGACGGCGAACAGCGAACCGACCTGGAAGCCGCCGCCGGAAGCGACGGCATTGGGGGCGGTGAAGGTGCAGGTGTCGCCCTTGTGGCGATAGTTCTTGGCCATGGTCTGTCTCCAGAAGCGACGACGCGCAGGCGGCTTACCGCCGGCGCGTCGTCAGATTGCGGTGGTGGCGAAGCGCCGGCGATCAGGCGCCGGTCGACTTCCAGAGGCCGCGGTGATCGATGACGGCCGCCGCGAAATCGAGGCTCGCCTTCATCTCGACGCCGTCGACGGTGAAGCCCATGCGGCTGGACATCTGCACGCCCTCGGAGCCCTCGAGATAGGCGTACTCGACCGTATCGACCTGGGCGTTCGACGCCACGCCGTACCAGGCGGTGGTGGAGTTGCCGTCCAGGATGGCCTCGACGATCGGGTCGAGCGCGGTGCGGCCACCGGCGCGAAACTCGTTCACGTCGGTCGCCTTGGCCGGCACGAACTGGCTCGAGGTGAACTGGTAGGCCAGCTGCTCCTGCGTCGCCGGCGCCAGCAGATGCTCCGGCATCAGGTTCAGCTCCTCCGACTGGAGCCCCTTCTGCAGGCGCATGTCCTTGCGCATGGCGGCCAGCGACGTCGCCGAGATCGCGCCCGAGCCGAGATTGCCGTGATCGGCGTGGAACAGCGCCTTGCCGTCGGGCATCGTCGGGTTGGACGTGATCTGCGCATATACCGTCCGGTTCTCGAGTCGGGCGGCCGAGCCGGCGAAGCCGGTCGTGATCCGCTCGAGCGCGCGCAGATCGTCGTTGATGATTAGCTGGCGGGTCACGGCGATGATGCGGCCGTAGGTCACGACGGCGTAGCTGACCTTGCCGTCGCTCGCGGTGCCGTAGCGGAACTCACCGGCCTCGTTGACCTTCACCAGGTCCGGCATCGCCGACATCTGGATGACGTCGACCGAGCGGAAGTCCGGCGCGTTCGGCGCGCGACGCGCCCAGGAGCGATAGCTCGGCTGGTTCTCGTCATAGGCGGCGCGCAGGCGGCGGTTGAGGCCGTTGCCGACCAGGTTCGAGAAGTCGCTCGTGCTGTGCAGCGCGCGCTCCGCGATCTCGTTGGGGGTGAGGCCGCGGACGCTGACGCCGCTGGCCGCCAGATGCTCCTCGGCCATGCGCAGCAGCGACATGCCACGATAGGCCCGACCAACGTCCGCCAGTTCCGAGCGCGGCGACATGCGGTGGAACAGATACTCTTCCATGCCGCGGCGCATGGTGTCGCCGGCGTCGCGCGTCACGGTCACGCGGCTGGTCGTCGGCGCCTGGCTGTCACGCTCGGCGAAGCGGCGGCCGATGTCGGCCATCAGCGCATCGCGCGTCAGCGGCGTCGCTTCGTGGCGCTCGATCAGCTCGAACGTGGCGTCGTCGGTCAGGCCGGCGTTGCGCGCCGCGGTGCGGATCGCCGCAACCGTCACGGCCGCGGGCACCTGCCGCTGTTCGATCACGACAGGCGCGATCACGTCAGCGACGACTTCGACGGCGCGGGCATTGTCGACCGGGGTGGAAACGCTGGCGATGGCAGGAGCGGCCGCAGCCGCGCCGGTGGGGAGGTTGCGTCGCATATCATCTTCCTCTTGGCTGCCGTGTGCGGGGGTGCCCGGTGCGGATCGAACCACGGCGTTCGGATCGGCGGGAACGGGGACGAGACTGGCCTCAAGCAACTCCCAGGCGACGGCGCGCCAGGTCTCGTGATCGGTGTCGTCGGTAGCGGTGATCTGCCAGCGGGTGACCCGGTAGCCGATCGAGATCGCGCGCAGCTCGCCGGCGGAGACACGCGTCTCGATGGCGCGGCCGGCTTCGGTGTCCGCGAACTGCAACACGCCGATCAGCTGGCCACCCTCGATCCGGACGGAGAGGATGCGGCCGATGACGCCGTCCAGCTGATATTGGTTGTGCGTGTCGAGCAGCGGGCAAACGCCACCAGTCACGCGTGCGAGGTCGATCGCGTCCGCCGAGATCTCGAGCTCTTCAGTGAAATAGTAGCGGCGTACCGCAGTACCGGCAGAGAGAACCGCCTCTACCGTGCGTGCGGTTGCGTCGTAGCTGTCCGGCGCCACAGCAAGGCTGCGCACGCCGCGGCCGCCTGCCTGCGGCTGCCGGCGCTCCTCCGGGTCGATGCTGGGCGCGCTGCGTGTCATCGGTATGGCGTCGCGCAATCGTGCGGCGACGATCGCCGCTGCAGTGCCGGTGCTCGCGCTCGTAACGATTAGGATGCGCTGAGTGGACGGCGCCGGTGGCGCCTTCGGATTCTTGTCCATGTTGGTCTCCGGATCAGGCCGCGTCGGCGGCGTCAGCGCTGTCGTTGGCGGCCGCGTCGGCCTTCTTCGCGTCGCCGCTCTCCGGCTTCGGCGGGTTGACCAGCTTGCGCGGATCGCCGTCGAACATGACGCCGGGCCCAAGCGCCGCCTCCGCATTCGCGAGATCCTCGGCATATTGGGCGAGGAACTCGAGATAGTCGTAGCCGCGCTCCTCAACGAGCTGGCTGAGCGTCACCTTGCCCATCCGCAGGTTGGCGAGATCCGCCTGAGCATCCTTGTAGGGGTCGACCGAGATGAAGCCAGGCGGCGTCCAGCGCCAGCCGAAGCTCGCGACCGGCAGCAGGCCGGCGGCGAGGGACGCCTCGCGGTAGCGCTGCGCGATCACGCGGCAGAGCTTGTGCACCACGACGAGCCACTGGATCCGCTCCATCCGGCGGCGGAAGCCATGATGCCCGGCGCGCCAGCTCGAATAGTTCACGCCCGAGAAGTCGCCGGTGGCGTGCTCGTACATCACGCCGGCGGCCGCCGCGGCCTCACGCAGGTAGAATTGCGCCGCCTCGGCGATGCCTGGCGCGCTCGGCGGCGTCGCCATGGTGACATCCTCGCCCGGAAACAGGCGCGTCATCATGCCCGGCTCGAACTTGTCGACGAGCTTGCCAAATTTGCGCTTCAGCGCCTCGCCCGTTTTCGGATCGGAGAGCGTCACCGGATCGCCGTCGCCCTTGTCGGTGATGAAGCCGGCCATGCACGAAGCGATGCGCTTGCGGACGAGCTCGGCGTCGAGATAGCCGCGCAGGTCGCGCAGCGTCATCACCGCGGGCGCCAGCAGCGGCATGCCCCGGTCCTGCCCGGGCCGCAGCTTGTTGTAGAGGTAGACGATCTCGTCGGCCGGCACGCGATCGCTGACGAGCGTGCGGGCGCGGAACTGGGCGACGTTGCCGGGATGGTGCGGGAGAAGCCAGTAGGCGACCTTGCGGCCGCCGGCGTCATATTCGATCCCGCGATCGATCAGGCCACCGCTCCGCGTCGTGCCGTTCTTCAGCGGATCGAGGAAGTCGGGCTCCATCACCTGCAGCGACAGCGGCGCGGTCGTCACCTTGGCGTCGAACTGCAGGCGGCGGAAGCGGACGATGGCGGCGCCCGATTCCGCCATGCCCTTCGTCGCCGACCAGAGCAGCCCGTTCAGGTCATGGTCGCCGTCATGATCGCAGACCTCGCCCCAGCTCCGCCAGTCGCCGGAGACCTTCTTCGCGTTGCGTCCCTTCAGCCCTGTCGGCGCACCGACGATGCCGGTGCCGACGACATGGTCGGCAAAGGTGTCGACGATCTGCAGCGCCCAGCCATTGTTGCGCACCAGGTCGCGCGAGCGGTTGCGGACGATCTCCTCGTTGGCGCCCGCCTCGGCATTGGCATCGGTGCCGCCGGCCTGCCAGCTGGCGGTGCGGTGGTCGCGACGCGCCGCCTCGTAGGCGCGGCCGTGCATGTCCATCTGCCGCCGCGCAGCCAGACGCCGCGCGCCGGCGACGGGCGCCACCCAGCCGATCGCCTGGTCGAGCCAGGTCACCTCAGAACGCCGCCACGGACGTGCGGCAGCGGCCGCTCAGCGCGTCGCCCTGCATGTCCGCCTGGATCATGCGCAGGATGTCGCGCATCTCGCCGAGCGATCGATAGGTCACCTCGCGGCCATCGGCGTAGCGCACCTTCAGCGCTCCCGTGGCGATCGCGGCGCGCAGCTGCTCTGCGTCGTTGCTCGTGAACGCCATCGGCAACTCCTCATAGCCAGCTCTCGCCACCGTCGGCGCCGGACCGGCTGATCCAGGCATCCTCGGCGGCCGGCGCCATCTCGGGCGCCGCGATCGCGACGAACCGCGTCGCCAGGTCCTCGGTGCGTTCGTTCAGGCGCAGGCCGAAATGGATCAGGCCCTGCAGCGCCGCGTAGGCATAGACCCGGCAGTCCAGCGCCTCGTTTGCCTTGCCCTTCGGGCACTCCCAAACCGTGAAGCGGGAGCCCGCCATCACCTTCAGGATGCGGCGCTCGACGATCAGCTGCTCGTACCAGGCCAGCTCGCGCTTCGCATGGAAGTGCATGAACCCGGGCCCGGGCTCGCGAACCTCTTCCAGCCTGGCGCGGATCGTGTCCTTCGCCGCATTCACCCCGATCACGGTCGGCTTGTACTGCGACCGCTTCCGCGTTGACGGCTTCACCGTCGGCCAGATCGGCGCGCGCTGGCCGCTCTTCTCCGACGCGCCCTTGATGGCCCACACCTTGCGGCCCAGGCGCGCCTTGGCGAACGCATAGACCTCGTTGGTGCGGTGACCGCCCGAATCGATGCACGCCGCCTCGACCGCGAACGCGCGACCGTCGGCGCGGCGAAAGGTGCGCAGCAGCTGCTCGTCGACGCGATCCCAGAGCTCGAAGCTCGAGGTGTCGCCCTCGATTACGACGTAGCCGAGCGACCAGCTCTCCTCGTTCGTGCCCCAGCCGACGAACTCGAGCTCGACGCGATCGTCCTGCGTGTCGCCGCCGACGGTGATCAGGCCGACCCCGTCCGGCACCTCGCCCGGCCAGGTCTCGGCTCGCGCCGCCAACGTCTCCGCCTTCAGGTCCTTGCCCGTCGCACGCCGGTGCGGCCGGCCGCGCTGCGTGTTGTCGAACACGACCCGCTGATCCGGGTCGTCCTTCATGTCGAGCCACTTCGTCGCCTGCTTCGGCGGCGCATCCTTCGGCCACGGCGAGAACAGCTTGCCGGCGGTGAAGCTGGCATGCTCGTTGTCGACCGGCCACTTGCCGCAGTGCTGGCATCGCGCGCGGTAGACCGCCCAGCGCGGGCCGGCCCACCAGTCCCACGTCTGCAGCACCGGGTCGGCTGGCCGGCTGTCGCCTTGCCGCCGCCATGCTTCCTCGTAGACGGCGAGCGGGTCCTGGTGCTTGCCGCAGCACAGGAACGCCTTCGTCTGGTGCCAGCGCGTCGTCTTCAGCGCCTGTAGTCGGGCACCCTCGTCCCAGCCGACGCCGCAGGCCTCGCAGTAGATCTTCGCCGTGCGCGGGTGGTGCGCGATGACGTTGCCGGCCTCGTCGAGCTCCTTGTCCCACTCGACGTGCCTGAAGAAGTCGATGAAGTTGCGGTGGCGGCAGTGCGGGCACTCGACCGAAGCCTGCCGCTGGTCGCCGGCGAGATAGCTCGCCTCGATGCGGCTCTCGCCCTCGATCGTCGGCGAGCAGACCCGGACCGACAGATATTCCGAGAAGGTGGCCTGGCGCTCGTCGCCGAGCCCGATCGCGTCGCCCTCGCGCGTCAGGACGTATTTGTCGACCTCGTCGTACATCGTGATGCAGACGGGTCGCCGGGCGAGGTTGTCGGGCGATCCGGCGCCAGCCAGGGCGAGGAAACCGCCCGGAAAGCCCTTGTAGAGCAGCGTCTCCTCAGCCGACCGGCTCTTGCGCGAGCCCATCAGGTCCCGGAGCACCGGCGTCGCCCGGATCATGGGCGAGATACGCTCCTTCGAGAACTGCTCGGCGGCGGCTTCCTTCGGCTGCACGAGCAGCATCGGCACCGGCTTGATGTGCGCGTGGTAGCCGACGATCGTCTCGAGCAGCGCCGTCTTGAGCAGCTGCGTGCACACCATGGCGGTGAGCACGTGCACCCCCGGCTCGGTCACCGCGAGCATCGGCCCGCGCGCCACCTCTACGGTCGAGGTCCGCCATTTCCCCGACGTGGAGCCCGCCTCCTTCGCGAGCCGTCGGTAGCGATCCGCCCAGTCGGGCAGGTTGATCCAGGGCGGAGGCGTGAGGCCGCGGCGCCAGGCGCGCCGCAGCCGCTCATCCTTCGCCGGCTTCTGCGAACTCCGCTTCCGGCTCTCCGAGATCCTGGAGCTGCTGCTGGACATGCTTGTTCAGCGCCTCCACCACCGGCTCCGGCGCTACACCCAGCTCGGCGGCGATGAGCGGCCCGACCCGGGCCGGCCAGTTCATCCAGGCGTCACGGATTTGGCGCGCCTGCTCGAACAGGATCGCCTCGGCCACCTCGATGTCGACGAGGTCGCCCGCCTCCTTCCGCGCAGCCAGCAGGTTCTTCGCGGCGAGCGCATTCTCCTTCACCTGCTCGGCGACGCCGGTCAGCGCGAAGCGGCCGGCGAGCACCTGCGCGATGAAGTCGACGACCTCCTCCGGATCCGGCTGATCGCCGATCGCGGCCGGCGGCGGGAGCACTGCGGACAGCGGCGCCGTCACTGCCTGGGTGCGGACATTCGGTGCGGACATTTGCGTGGTGTCCGCACCGATGTCCGCACCCGCAGCGCCGCGGCGGTTGGTTCGTCTCCAGCCCGATCCGACCAGCGCCGCGTCGAGCTTGCCGTCTTCCGAAAGCCG encodes:
- a CDS encoding head-tail joining protein, with the protein product MADPFAAGLAAIDAVFREAVVYTGAGLDAAPIRAIYADEAAQPFVGGGSTLRQVSFELDQADLPERPRKGNVIVRAGVTWKVDDVTDRDDIGRYVVVMKR
- a CDS encoding DUF2190 family protein, which gives rise to MAKNYRHKGDTCTFTAPNAVASGGGFQVGSLFAVAQCDAAQGAPVEGDVVGVWTLPKSTAAGTDFTAGTKLYWDNAAKLVTKTASTNLFIGAALGDAAAGDATCAVRLNGVAA
- a CDS encoding prohead protease/major capsid protein fusion protein, whose protein sequence is MDKNPKAPPAPSTQRILIVTSASTGTAAAIVAARLRDAIPMTRSAPSIDPEERRQPQAGGRGVRSLAVAPDSYDATARTVEAVLSAGTAVRRYYFTEELEISADAIDLARVTGGVCPLLDTHNQYQLDGVIGRILSVRIEGGQLIGVLQFADTEAGRAIETRVSAGELRAISIGYRVTRWQITATDDTDHETWRAVAWELLEASLVPVPADPNAVVRSAPGTPAHGSQEEDDMRRNLPTGAAAAAPAIASVSTPVDNARAVEVVADVIAPVVIEQRQVPAAVTVAAIRTAARNAGLTDDATFELIERHEATPLTRDALMADIGRRFAERDSQAPTTSRVTVTRDAGDTMRRGMEEYLFHRMSPRSELADVGRAYRGMSLLRMAEEHLAASGVSVRGLTPNEIAERALHSTSDFSNLVGNGLNRRLRAAYDENQPSYRSWARRAPNAPDFRSVDVIQMSAMPDLVKVNEAGEFRYGTASDGKVSYAVVTYGRIIAVTRQLIINDDLRALERITTGFAGSAARLENRTVYAQITSNPTMPDGKALFHADHGNLGSGAISATSLAAMRKDMRLQKGLQSEELNLMPEHLLAPATQEQLAYQFTSSQFVPAKATDVNEFRAGGRTALDPIVEAILDGNSTTAWYGVASNAQVDTVEYAYLEGSEGVQMSSRMGFTVDGVEMKASLDFAAAVIDHRGLWKSTGA
- a CDS encoding phage portal protein; amino-acid sequence: MTWLDQAIGWVAPVAGARRLAARRQMDMHGRAYEAARRDHRTASWQAGGTDANAEAGANEEIVRNRSRDLVRNNGWALQIVDTFADHVVGTGIVGAPTGLKGRNAKKVSGDWRSWGEVCDHDGDHDLNGLLWSATKGMAESGAAIVRFRRLQFDAKVTTAPLSLQVMEPDFLDPLKNGTTRSGGLIDRGIEYDAGGRKVAYWLLPHHPGNVAQFRARTLVSDRVPADEIVYLYNKLRPGQDRGMPLLAPAVMTLRDLRGYLDAELVRKRIASCMAGFITDKGDGDPVTLSDPKTGEALKRKFGKLVDKFEPGMMTRLFPGEDVTMATPPSAPGIAEAAQFYLREAAAAAGVMYEHATGDFSGVNYSSWRAGHHGFRRRMERIQWLVVVHKLCRVIAQRYREASLAAGLLPVASFGWRWTPPGFISVDPYKDAQADLANLRMGKVTLSQLVEERGYDYLEFLAQYAEDLANAEAALGPGVMFDGDPRKLVNPPKPESGDAKKADAAANDSADAADAA
- a CDS encoding phage head-tail joining protein; amino-acid sequence: MAFTSNDAEQLRAAIATGALKVRYADGREVTYRSLGEMRDILRMIQADMQGDALSGRCRTSVAAF
- a CDS encoding phage terminase large subunit family protein, whose amino-acid sequence is MSSSSSRISESRKRSSQKPAKDERLRRAWRRGLTPPPWINLPDWADRYRRLAKEAGSTSGKWRTSTVEVARGPMLAVTEPGVHVLTAMVCTQLLKTALLETIVGYHAHIKPVPMLLVQPKEAAAEQFSKERISPMIRATPVLRDLMGSRKSRSAEETLLYKGFPGGFLALAGAGSPDNLARRPVCITMYDEVDKYVLTREGDAIGLGDERQATFSEYLSVRVCSPTIEGESRIEASYLAGDQRQASVECPHCRHRNFIDFFRHVEWDKELDEAGNVIAHHPRTAKIYCEACGVGWDEGARLQALKTTRWHQTKAFLCCGKHQDPLAVYEEAWRRQGDSRPADPVLQTWDWWAGPRWAVYRARCQHCGKWPVDNEHASFTAGKLFSPWPKDAPPKQATKWLDMKDDPDQRVVFDNTQRGRPHRRATGKDLKAETLAARAETWPGEVPDGVGLITVGGDTQDDRVELEFVGWGTNEESWSLGYVVIEGDTSSFELWDRVDEQLLRTFRRADGRAFAVEAACIDSGGHRTNEVYAFAKARLGRKVWAIKGASEKSGQRAPIWPTVKPSTRKRSQYKPTVIGVNAAKDTIRARLEEVREPGPGFMHFHAKRELAWYEQLIVERRILKVMAGSRFTVWECPKGKANEALDCRVYAYAALQGLIHFGLRLNERTEDLATRFVAIAAPEMAPAAEDAWISRSGADGGESWL